A stretch of the Nicotiana tabacum cultivar K326 chromosome 6, ASM71507v2, whole genome shotgun sequence genome encodes the following:
- the LOC107793217 gene encoding microtubule-associated protein RP/EB family member 1B-like (The RefSeq protein has 1 substitution compared to this genomic sequence), whose protein sequence is MANIGIMDSAYFVGRNELLSWINARLHLNLTRIEEAASGAVQCQMMDMTYPGAVPMHKVNFDAKTEYDMIQNYKVLQDVFNKLKIDKHIEVNRLVKGRPLDNLEFLQWLKRYCESVNGGIMNENYNALDRRSKVGKERNVKGSQRYAKSLQTNNCHNPGLGEDITRITGIKQGRSSPVMGVVNSSAEIQALSKEVTDLKLSVDHLEKERDFYFAKLRDIEILCQTPELDNVPMAVAVKKILYAADARESALAEAQEFPSESVDGSEG, encoded by the exons ATGGCGAATATAGGGATAATGGATAGTGCGTATTTTGTAGGGAGGAATGAATTGTTGTCTTGGATCAATGCCAGGTTGCACCTTAATCTCACTCGCATTGAAGAG GCTGCATCTGGGGCTGTGCAGTGTCAAATGATGGACATGACCTATCCTGGAGCTGTTCCAATGCATAAG GTCAACTTTGATGCAAAGACTGAATATGACATGATCCAGAACTACAAAGTGCTGCAAGATGTTTTCAACAAGCTCAAAATTGACAAG CATATTGAAGTTAACAGGCTTGTTAAGGGCCGTCCTTTGGATAACTTGGAGTTTCTGCAATGGCTGAAACGTTACTGTGAGTCTGTAAATGGTGGCATTATGAATGA GAATTATAATGCTCTGGATCGCAGAAGCAAGGTTGGGAAGGAACGAAATGTGAAGGGCTCTCAGAGATATGCAAAGTCACTGCAAACAAACAACTGTCATAACCCTGGATTAGGGGAAGGCATTACTAGGATTACAG GAATAAAACAAGGAAGATCAAGTCCAGTAATGGGTGTGGTTAATTCTTCAGCAGAGATTCAAGCTTTGTCAAAGGAG GTTACTGATCTCAAGCTCTCTGTTGACCACTTGGAAAAAGAAAGAGATTTTTATTTTGCAAAGTTACGAGATATTGAGATACTCTGTCAGACTCCAGAATTAGATAATGTCCCG ATGGCTGTGGCAGTGAAAAAGATATTATATGCTGCTGATGCAAGAGAATCAGCATTGGCAGAAG